From one Lates calcarifer isolate ASB-BC8 unplaced genomic scaffold, TLL_Latcal_v3 _unitig_5878_quiver_531, whole genome shotgun sequence genomic stretch:
- the im:7136398 gene encoding schwannomin-interacting protein 1 has protein sequence MEGEKETAEEKEEEEEDKLHHHIAAASSVDYQDLPIMHWEDLSQRIAELEKQEQERRERSKRGAEGSQGGVWRDVWEEEEEDFRRCRVAVVTSRFHNHRNLQLCFINNSDSEEEEEGTNRKVSVGTGRNGCHAAGLKQEVATALRTLRDKLLAEQKEKERLAGSSGVAKRKHLERWELQECSMQQLSSLRASLQQDVHALSSELVAHLLVRDQLRTKQDAMLLDVQDLT, from the exons atggagggagagaaagagacggccgaagagaaggaggaggaggaggaggacaagctTCATCATCACATCGCAGCGGCGTCCTCTGTGGACTACCAGGACCTTCCCATCATGCACTGGGAGGACCTGAGCCAGCGGATAGCCGAGTTGGAGaaacaggagcaggagaggagggaaaggtcaaag AGGGGGGCGGAGGGGAGTCAGGGGGGAGTGTGGAGAGACGtctgggaggaagaggaggaagacttCAGGAGGTGTCGAGTCGCTGTCGTCACGTCACG ATTTCACAACCACAGAAACCTGCAGCTGTGCTTCATcaacaacagtgacagtgaagaggaggaggaaggaaccAACAGAAAG GTTTCCGTGGGAACAGGACGCAATGGTTGCCATGCTGCTGgtctgaaacaggaagtggccACCGCTCTGAGGACACTGAGAGACAAGCTGCTGGCTGaacagaaggagaaggag cgtCTGGCCGGCAGCAGTGGTGTTGCCAAGAGGAAACATCTGGAGCGCTGGGAGCTGCAGGAGTGTTCgatgcagcagctcagcagcttgAGAGCATCGCTTCAACAGGACGTACAcg CTCTAAGCTCAGAGCTCGTGGCCCACCTGTTGGTACGAGACCAGCTGAGGACGAAGCAGGACGCCATGCTGCTGGACGTCCAGGACCTGACCTAA
- the LOC108877260 gene encoding LOW QUALITY PROTEIN: P2Y purinoceptor 3 (The sequence of the model RefSeq protein was modified relative to this genomic sequence to represent the inferred CDS: deleted 1 base in 1 codon) — MRLSHVSNVTPDISLAAAVVAVSNHPNTSGTLPTSSLPPSSCSYDESYKYVFLPVCYSLTFLFSLTLNSVVLLRSCRHHGGCCGGGGSSGGGRRWNTSLIYMVNLATTDLMYGLSLPFLVASYVLRDSWVFGDFMCRLVRFLFYFNLYCSIFFLTCISVHRYLGICHPMRTITLESKRVVKGTCALVWVVVFILTCPIFRFAQTGYMTRRGSGAAGPGGSRDGGNRTGEQDEEGYMNCWDDAIDKEFADYVPYGIVLHLLGFFVPFVIIAWCYSQVVRTIFQTLRSPPSSIEGGEDGQVGDGATEGVRERERTSVSISGSQYSHYIRRRRKSIKTIVTITLLFALCFLPFHVTRTLFLLLRRGQLGGCNAMKTVSICYKVTRPLASCNAWLNALLYFLTGDKGAPCCWPVEHTVRRDRRSGSLWWPLKILKKEGLGEDDQEVAERVEREVHMENESKSSRVIF; from the exons ATGAGACTGAGCCACGTCTCCAACGTCACTCCAGACATCagtttggcagcagcagtggtggcaGTGAGCAACCATCCTAACACCTCTGGCACCTTGCCCACCTCGTCTCTCCCTCCGTCGTCTTGCAGCTACGACGAATCCTACAAGTATGTCTTCCTGCCCGTCTGCTACTCACTGACCTTCCTCTTCAGCCTCACCCTCAACTCAGTGGTGCTGCTGCGCTCCTGTCGACACCATGGCGGCTGCTGCGGTGGCGGCGGCAGCAGTGGTGGGGGGCGACGCTGGAACACCTCACTGATCTACATGGTGAACCTGGCCACAACTGACCTGATGTATGGCCTGTCGCTGCCCTTTCTGGTGGCAAGCTACGTGCTGAGGGACAGCTGGGTGTTTGGGGACTTCATGTGCCGCCTCGTACGCTTCCTCTTCTACTTCAACCTGTACTGCTCCATCTTCTTCCTCACCTGCATCTCCGTGCACAG GTACTTGGGGATCTGCCATCCGATGAGGACCATCACTCTGGAGAGCAAACGGGTGGTGAAGGGGACCTGTGCCTTGGTGTGGGTGGTGGTTTTCATTCTCACCTGCCCCATCTTCAGGTTTGCTCAGACGGGATACATGACGCGAAGAGGTAGTGGAGCTGCTGGGCCTGGAGGGTCAAGGGATGGTGGGAACAGGACAGGGGAGCAGGATGAGGAGGGGTACATGAACTGCTGGGACGACGCCATCGATAAGGAGTTTGCCGACTACGTCCCGTATGGCATCGTCCTCCACCTGTTGGGCTTCTTTGTGCCCTTCGTCATCATTGCCTGGTGCTACTCTCAGGTGGTCAGGACGATATTTCAGACCCTGCGCTCTCCTCCCAGCTCAATAGAGGGCGGTGAGGACGGTCAGGTCGGGGATGGAGCAACAGAAGGAGTCAGAGAGCGGGAAAGaacctctgtctccatctccgGCTCACAGTACTCCCACTACATCCGGCGTCGGCGGAAATCCATTAAAACCATCGTAACCATCACGCTTCTGTTTGCGCTCTGCTTCCTGCCCTTCCACGTGACCCGGACGCTATTCCTGCTCCTGCGGCGGGGGCAGCTTGGCGGCTGCAACGCCATGAAGACCGTCTCCATCTGCTAC AAGGTCACTCGGCCGCTGGCCTCCTGCAACGCCTGGCTCAATGCCCTCCTCTACTTCCTGACGGGAGATAAGGGTGCCCCCTGCTGCTGGCCAGTAGAACACACTGTCCGTCGTGACCGTCGGAGCGGCTCCCTCTGGTGGCCGCTCAAGATCCTAAAAAAAGAGGGGTTGGGAGAGGATGACCAGGAGGTGGCGGAGAGGGTTGAAAGAGAAGTGCACATGGAAAATGAGTCCAAGTCTTCAAGGGTCATCTTCTAA
- the LOC108877261 gene encoding uncharacterized protein LOC108877261 — protein sequence MLQRVAVIGAGAAGLCTARHILSRPNSFAPPVVFELTSNVGGTWCYDERIGTYDNGWPIHSSMYRDLRTNLPKEVMMFPDFPFDPQLNSFLPHQEVQRYLEKYCQSHNIRPHIRFSTVVEKVKPFVVTKEDKEKTTTWEVTSSDSSGFQKTETFDSVFVCSGHYSDPHIPDIPGMGNFKGKVLHSHSYRFAEPFSGQSVVVLGAKASGLDISIELAKAGAQVTLSHGRPRLTFPLPSGIQQSSPVVAIEDDGSIRFQDGSMARADVLMFCTGYNFSYPFLDGDQLGLEIQDHMVSPLYRFLVPPAFPSLFFIGICKIICPFPNFDCQVQFALAVLDGSVSLPPQAEMEDEVRRALHEKVECGVQRRHLLIMDQDQWEYCRTLAQTAGFSPLPPVVRSLYEEVWRQRQVHPENYRRINYRLISDTEWEVIN from the exons ATGTTGCAGCGGGTGGCGGTGATCGGCGCCGGGGCGGCAGGACTCTGCACAGCCAGACACATCCTGTCCCGTCCAAACAGCTTCGCCCCTCCGGTGGTGTTCGAACTCACCAGCAACGTCGGCGGCACCTGGTGTTACGACGAACGCATCGGCACGTACGACAATGGATGGCCAATTCATAGCAGCATGTACAGAGACCTCAG GACCAACCTGCCCAAAGAGGTGATGATGTTCCCTGATTTCCCCTTTGACCCTCAGCTGAACAGCTTCCTGCCCCATCAGGAGGTTCAGAGGTACCTGGAGAAATACTGCCAGAGCCACAACATTCGGCCTCACATCAGG ttCAGCACCGTGGTGGAGAAGGTGAAACCCTTTGTTGTGACAAAGGAGGATAAGGAGAAGACGACAACATGGGAGGTGACGTCTTCTGATTCGTCAGGATTTCAGAAAACCGAGACTTTCGActcagtgtttgtctgctcAGG gcaCTACTCTGACCCACACATCCCAGACATACCAGGGATGGGGAACTTTAAAG GAAAGGTGCTCCACAGTCATTCGTACAGGTTTGCAGAGCCGTTCTCAGGTCAGTCAGTCGTGGTTCTGGGAGCCAAAGCTTCAGGATTGGATATTTCCATTGAACTGGCCAAAGCTGGTGCCCAG GTGACTCTGAGTCATGGGCGTCCTCGTCTCacctttcctcttccctctgggATTCAACAGTCCAGTCCAGTGGTAGCGATCGAGGATGACGGCAGCATTCGCTTCCAG GACGGCTCCATGGCTCGGGCTGATGTCCTGATGTTCTGCACCGGGTACAACTTCAGTTATCCATTCCTGGATGGGGATCAGCTGGGTCTGGAGATCCAGGACCACATGGTGTCTCCCCTGTACCGCTTCCTCGTGCCCCCCGCCTTCCCCTCACTCTTCTTCATTGGCATCTGCAAGATCATCTGTCCCTTCCCCAACTTTGATTGCCAG GTCCAGTTCGCTCTCGCTGTGTTGGACGGCTCAGTCTCTTTACCGCCTCAGGCTGAGATGGAGGACGAGGTCCGGCGAGCGCTGCATGAAAAGGTGGAGTGTGGAGTCCAGCGGCGCCACCTGCTGATCATGGACCAGGATCAGTGGGAGTACTGCCGGACGCTTGCTCAGACGGCCGGCTTCTCGCCGCTGCCTCCAGTCGTACGCAGCCTGTATGAGGAGGTGTGGCGACAGCGACAGGTTCACCCTGAAAACTACCGGAGGATCAACTACAGGCTTATCAGCGACACCGAGTGGGAGGTGATCAATTGA
- the med31 gene encoding mediator of RNA polymerase II transcription subunit 31, translated as METEEQARNRFQSELEFIQCLANPNYLNFLAQRGFLRERPFINYLKYLLYWKEPEYAKFLKYPHCLHMLELLQYEHFRKELVNAQCAKFIDEQQLLHWQHYSRKRTRLQQALAEQQQQPQQPPHGNAATK; from the exons ATGGAAACAG AGGAGCAGGCCAGGAACCGGTTCCAGTCGGAGCTGGAGTTCATCCAGTGTTTGGCGAACCCGAACTACCTGAACT TCTTGGCTCAGAGAGGTTTCCTCAGAGAGAGACCGTTCATCAACTACCTGAAGTACCTTCTGTACTGGAAGGAGCCTGAATACGCCAAGTTCCTCAA gTATCCTCACTGCCTCCAcatgctggagctgctgcagtacGAACACTTCAGGAAGGAGCTCGTCAACGCTCAGTGCGCCAAGTTCATCGacgagcagcagctgctgcactggCAGCACTACTCCAGGAAACGCACCCGGCTGCAGCAGGCGCTcgccgagcagcagcagcagccgcagcagccGCCGCACGGGAACGCCGCCACCAAGTGA